In Ostrea edulis chromosome 10, xbOstEdul1.1, whole genome shotgun sequence, one genomic interval encodes:
- the LOC130050834 gene encoding uncharacterized protein LOC130050834, whose product MDPFRRAQIILLCDLCKTAHLQSHCERCDINLCQTCVGKHLSDSSIRHKVVPYKYRKSLNYSKCPDHAGELCKHYCKKCNIPVCSTCVSSSKHEGHDTSDILETLSAKTESLQKDLDELETRIYPRYEEMASDVQTEKAELETNYGELTTIADQQGEILHWEITAIVNQRKSDIQEMKNKHLSTLNKNTEEITQKMAELKQIMSDLKSILKSNDVSLTSTYKSRNSEFTTLPPKVRVTVPSLSPQKINKDQLNEMFGSLSPLSINTEHGDTIKSAEAVSSPPVKPLLDEPCVTATIDTGYNDLFSVSCLSEDQVWTCGENDTMNLLNLQSKLLTSIQTKSGNQPQDIAVTRDGDLVYTDYRNKTVNLIKNKQIQTVITLQGWYPRYVCSTASDDLLVTMVSDDETQSKVVRYSGSTEKQSIQFDDQGRPLYSSGYYTSKYLSENRNLDICVADLSDSAVVVVNQSGKLRFRYTGHPSNTEQSFSPVGITTDSQSHILTADTDNHRIHILDQDGQFLRYIHCHLRGPWGLCVDIRDNLFVAECLTAKVKKIQYL is encoded by the coding sequence ATGGACCCGTTCCGCAGAGCCCAGATTATCCTATTGTGTGACCTCTGTAAAACTGCCCacctacagagtcactgtgaacgTTGTGATATAAATCTATGCCAGACCTGTGTTGGGAAGCACCTCTCGGATTCGTCTATAAGACACAAAGTCGTGCCCTATAAATACAGAAAGTCTCTTAACTACTCAAAATGTCCAGACCACGCCGGCGAACTCTGTAAACATTACTGTAAGAAATGTAacattcctgtctgttctacctgcgtcTCCTCAAGTAAACATGAAGGTCACGATACATCAGATATTCTGGAAACACTCAgcgctaaaacagaaagtttacagaAAGATCTGGACGAACTCGAGACCAGAATTTACCcgcgatatgaagaaatggcgtcCGATGTGCAAACTGAGAAAGCCGAGTTAGAAACGAATTACGGAGAACTAACAACAATTGCCGATCAACAAGGAGAAATCCTACACTGGGAaatcaccgccattgtcaaccagcggaaatccgacattcaggagatgaaaaacaaacacctatctaccctgaataaaaatacagaagaaatcacacagaaaatggcggaactcaaacagatcatgtccgacttgaaatcaatcctaaaatcaaatgacgtctccttaacctctacttacaaatctaggaattccgaatttacaacattaccgcctaaagtccgagttACAGTACCCAGTTTGtctcctcagaaaataaacaaagatcagctcaatgaaatgtttggttctctgtcgccattatccattaacacagaacatggcgacacaatcaagtcagcagaagctgtatcgtctcctccagtcaaaccactgcttgatgagccgtgcgtcaccgccaccatagacactgggtataacGATCTAttcagtgttagctgtctgagtgaagatcaagtctggacatgcgGGGAGAACGACACCATGAATctgctcaacctccagagtaaactactgacatcaatacaaaccaagtcagggaacCAACCAcaggacatagcagtgacacgggacggagatcttgtttatactgactatagaaataaaactgttaatttaattaagaataaacagatacagaccgtgatcacactacaggggtggtaCCCTCGCTATGTCTGCAGTACTGCCTCTgatgatctcctggttaccatggtcAGTGATGATGAAAcacaatccaaagtcgtgcgttactccggctccacagagaaacaaagcattcagtttgatgatcagggtcgtcctctctactcaTCTGGTTATTACACTAGtaaatacctcagtgagaacaggaacctggatattTGTGTGGCTGACCTGTCAGatagtgcagtagtggtggtcaatcagtcaggaaaactccgatttagatacactggtcatccctctaataccgagCAATCATTTAGTCCagtcggcatcactacagacagccagagtcacatcctgacagcagacactgacaatcaccgtatccacatcctagatcaggacggacagttcctccgttacattcactgtcaTTTACGCGGTCCatggggtttatgtgtggacatcagagacaacctctttgtggctgagtgtctcactgctaaagtgaagaaaatccaatatctataa